A stretch of DNA from Acidobacteriota bacterium:
CGATTGTCGAATCGGAAGAAGTACAACCCGGCGTGATTCTGGATTTCAACGAGCAGGGCCAAGTGGTCGGCCTCGAAATCCTCGCGGTCAGCGCGCGCGTCAAACCTGAAATGTTACGCACCCTGCAATTTGAGACGGTTTAGTAACGCAATGAAACCCATGTCAGCCACCGTAGCTGAAAAAGAATTGGAACCCGCCGCGCGCGAAACCCGCGAGCACAGCGCACCCACGTCGTCATCATCAGTCGGCAGCGAGCCAATGCTCGAAAACACCATCGAGTGGAGCGACAGTTTGCTTGCCCACTTGCGCGAACTGTTCAAGCACGGCGAACTGCTGTACCTCGTCACGCAGCGCGAATTGAAGGTACGTTACAAACAGAGCGTGCTGGGCGTGCTGTGGGCCGTGTTGCAACCGTTTTCGCTGATGCTGGTTTTCAGCTTGTTCTTTGGGCATTTCAACCGGCTGCCGAGCGAGGGGCTGCCGTATCCGCTCTTTTCTTACCCGGCCTTGTTGCCGTGGACGTTCTTTTCGACGGCGTTGTCGTTCGCCATTCCGAGCCTGATTCAAAATTCCAATCTCATCACCAAGATTTATTTCCCGCGCGAGATCGTGCCGCTGGCGTCGGTGTTTGCGGCCTTTGTGGATTTCCTGATCGCCTCGCTGATCTTTGTCGGGATGCTCTTTTTCTATCACGTCTCACCAACGTGGAATTTGCTGTACGTGCTGCCGCTGCTGACGGTGCAAGTGCTTTTCACCATTGGCGTCTGTTTGCTGCTGTCGGCGTTCACGGTGCTGTACCGCGATGTGCGGCACACGCTGCCGCTGGTGATTCAGATTTGGATGTTCGTCACGCCCGTGCTTTATCCCGCGTCGAGCGTGCCGGAACGCTGGCGCAGCCTGTATATGTCGCTCAATCCGATGGCCGCGATCATTGACGGGTATCGCCGCTGTATCGTGAAAGGCCTGGCGCCGGAATTGAATTATCTGGCCCTGGCGGCGGGCGTTTCGCTGCTGCTGGTCTGGCTGGGCTACAAGTATTTCAAACATCTGGAACGGGAGTTTGCGGACATTGTTTGAAGAAGTAGTCAGTAGTCAGTAGTCAGCATGGCTATTAACTACTGACTACTGACTACTGACTACTCAATGAAGATTGTCACCGTAGATCATCTTTCAAAACGTTATCGGCTGAGCCGCCTCGGCTCGAAATCCATTCGCGAAGAGTTGGCGCGTTTCGGGCAGCGGCTGGCGCAGGGGGCGCGCGCGGGCGATGGCAGCACGGACGAATTCTATGCCTTGCGCGAGGTGAGCCTGGAAGT
This window harbors:
- a CDS encoding ABC transporter permease yields the protein MSATVAEKELEPAARETREHSAPTSSSSVGSEPMLENTIEWSDSLLAHLRELFKHGELLYLVTQRELKVRYKQSVLGVLWAVLQPFSLMLVFSLFFGHFNRLPSEGLPYPLFSYPALLPWTFFSTALSFAIPSLIQNSNLITKIYFPREIVPLASVFAAFVDFLIASLIFVGMLFFYHVSPTWNLLYVLPLLTVQVLFTIGVCLLLSAFTVLYRDVRHTLPLVIQIWMFVTPVLYPASSVPERWRSLYMSLNPMAAIIDGYRRCIVKGLAPELNYLALAAGVSLLLVWLGYKYFKHLEREFADIV
- a CDS encoding DUF2283 domain-containing protein, with amino-acid sequence MRLKIDKECDALYFRLDEAAIVESEEVQPGVILDFNEQGQVVGLEILAVSARVKPEMLRTLQFETV